The nucleotide window GTTGAGAAGAAACGGCTCCTCCGGCAGTCCGGGATTGAACCCCAACCTCCCCCTGAAGAACCGGAGACACGGATTGGCGTGAAACGAAACGAAAGCTGAGCCGCCTCATTCATCCTGGAAAACTTCCCGGTACGGTCACCCTGCTCCGCCCCATGAACCAGGCAGGGCAAGTCCATCCCGACGAGCCGCTCAACCACGTTGCGTGGAACACGTCCGACTCGGCTGGCTGGGGACAGGCTCGCCCTACCTCCCATCTTCACCAGACAAAAAAAAGCCGCGCTCACCTGAGCGCGGCTGCAAGGAGAACCGATTTACCAAAGTGCGGACTTAAGCGGACACCGGCACCATGGAATCGTAGCTGATCGGCGATACGACTTTGCCGTCGCCCGTCTTGATGGTGCGCGCTTTCTCGTCGAAGAGCAGAGTCAAGCTCAAGCGTTCCGACATTTCCGACAGGCAAAGCACCACATGGGCCTTGATCGCGAGGTCGATATTCGCGAACGGAGTGGCGCCCGACCGGATGCAATCGAACCAGTTCTTCTCCAGCGTGGGCACGTCGCCTATTTTTTGAGGGTGGGTGAATTTGTCGGCTTCGACTTCCTCAGAGAATATGCGCTCCGGTTTCAGTTCCGCGTAGTTGCTGCTGGAAGAGAACTCGATGCGCGCCTTGCGGCCGCGCAGAACGTCCGGCAAGCCAAATTCGTTGCAGGTCGTTCCGGCAATGACGAGTGTCAACCCGCTCGGAAACTCGGTCAGCAAATGCGTGGTGTCGGTGATCTCACGATTTGTGGAAATCTTCCGTGTGCCAGTGCACACGACGCGCCGCGGGAATTCCGGATTCCCCGTCGCCAGCATCAGCGGCAGGAATTTATGCGGGAGCAAATTGCCGACGATCCCCGAATTGTAGGTGTAGTATTTGTGCCATGAGAAGTAATGCTGGGGATTGAAGGGGATTTTCGGGGCTTTGCCGAGCCAACGGTTCCAGTCGAGGTTGCTTTCATTCGCATCCGCATCGATCGGGTATTGCCATTCGTCGTTCTTGGGATTGTTGCGGCAGTAAGAGCCTTGCCCCCAGACCAACGGGCCGAGCTTGCCTTCTTTGATCCATGTTGCAGCCTGGTGGATCATGGGATCGGCGCAGTACTGCGATCCGATCTGGAAAACCTTTTTGGTGCGCCGGACCGTGTCGTAAATCGCGAATCCTTCTTCCAGGTAGCGGGCAAGCGGTTTTTCGCCGTACACGTGCTTGCCGGCTTCCATGGCGTCAATCGCCACCTGCGCATGCCAGTTGTCCACTGTAGCAACGACAATGGCATCGATATCCTTTCGTTCGAGCAGCTTTCGGTGGTCGGCATATGCGTTCGAATCTGGCAAGCCAATGTACTTCTGGGCGGCTTGGAGGCGTTTCTGATAAAGGTCGCAAACGGCGGCCTGGACGATGTTGTTGGCCTGGGCGTGCGTTTTTTGGTGTCGCACGTGCGCCATACCCTGGCTGCCGACTCCGATATATCCGACAGCAATGCGATCGTTCGCGCCAATCACTTTCCCGGTGGAAGGAGCCTGGTTCTGTCCGTAAACCGGGGTTTTCAGGACGTTGGAGGCTGCCACGGCCGCCGCGGTCGCGGTCGCAGTTTTCTTGATGAATGAACGGCGCGATGCGTTGTCGGCCGAGAGGATATCAGAGTTTTCGTTCATAGACTTTAGCTCAGTTTGTCTTCAAGACGGTGCCATACCCTAACTTAGTCACCGGAGGCAGGCAAGCTTCTTGGCCGAACTAATCAAGCAACGGGGAGAGGGAGCCGGGCTGGCGAGTTGCACGAAGCCAGCAATTCTTCCCATCAACCGGAGCGCCGGTCTCCGATCCGGAGCGATTCTGAAGCCGCACCGATGCCCGTCGGGTCGGAGACCGGCGCTCCGATATACTTGACGGAATATATCGATTGAACTAGAAGCTCGCCTAGCCGGGGCCGACAGCGCCCCTGGGAGCAGAGTCCCATCGCATGAAGCCATCGAACACCTCAGCCTTCACGCTCGTCGAGCTACTGGTCGCGCTGGCGATCATCGCGGTGCTTGCCGGATTGCTCTTGCCCGCGCTGGCCAAGGCCAAGTCAAAGGCCAGGCAGACGCAATGCCTGAACAACCTCAAACAAATCGGGCTGGCCTACACGATGTATCGAGGCGATTACGCGGACCTCAACATTCCCTACCGCTCGTGCCCGGATACCCCCAAGGATCGCAACGGTCTGGCTGCGGGCGTGCCCAGCGGGAACGGCCCCAACAACCGGCCGCCAACCGGACCCAACGAGCAGTGGTGGGCACCGTACGATCCAACGCAAGCGCCCGACGGTCCACCGGGAGCGGGGTTCAAGCAGGGCCTTCTCTACGGCTATTGTGGAACCACGAACCTTTTCAAGTGCCCAGTTGAAACGCAGTGGCAATGCGGCTACGGCATGAATTATTCCACGGGGAGCCCGATGCTCCAGCGGGATTCCTTCGTCACCGAATCGAGCGACCGCCTCATCATTTGGGATCACCGGCGCAGTCCAGGTTGTTCGGACTCGCGTGTGCTCGCGCCGCCGAGGCCGCCGTGGCTCCCTTTCGGCGCGGCCAGCCATTACCCGCCACGCCACCATGGACGTTTCAACGGCCTTTTCTACGATGCGCACGCGACGCCGCTCAACCCCTCGTCGCTGCGCGTGCGTAACTTTCGCGAACCGGGTTCTGGCCCGCCTGTCGCCGGTTACTCTGGAGAGTGAGAGGCGAAACAAATGGCAACGAGGCGAACAAAGGCCCGCGAACCCGGAACGTTCCTGGCTTTGCTCGCATCGCTGATATTCGCAATGTTGCCTGCCTGCCGCCAAACCGGGTCTGATGAGTCGAAGGCGCGGCAAACCGTGACCATTGCCGCGGCAGCGGACTTGAAGTTCGCGTTGGACGAGATCGCGCTCGAGTTCAAGCGTGCCAGGCCGGATATTAAAGTTCGAATCAGCTACGGCTCGTCCGGCAACTTTTACTCGCAACTCGCCCAGCGAGCGCCATTCGACATTTTCTTCTCGGCGGACGTCTCTTATCCGATGCGTCTCATCGAGGCAGGGCTGGCGGACGCGAGCACCCAGTTCACTTATGCCACGGGACGAATTGTTGTCTGGACATTGAAGAGTTCACCGCTTGATCTACCCAGGATGGGCCTCGAAGCGTTCAAACACTCCTCCGTGCGAAAGATCGCGGTCGCCAATCCGGAACACGCGCCTTATGGGAAGGCCGCCATCGACGCGCTGCAGAAACTTGGAATCTATGGCTCGGTCAGGGAACGATTGGTGTATGGAGAGAATGTCGCGCAAACGGCTCAGTTCATCGAAAGTGGGGCGGCCGACATCGGCATCATCGCTCTGAGTCTGGCCTTGGGGCCAAGTTTGAAAGAGAAAGGGCGCTTCTGGGAAATCCCGCTCGACGCGTATCCCCGCATGCAACAAGGCGGTGTCATCCTGACATGGGCCAAACACCGGAAAGCCGCGCAGGAATTGCGGGCCTTCGTCTTGAGTCCCGCTGGCCAAAGCACGTTGCGGCGCTACGGGTTTTCTCCACCGAACGAATAGGCGGTCAGCATGGACTGGAACGCCATCATCCTTTCGCTCCGGCTCGCTTCGCTGACGACGCTGATTCTCTTCCTGGCGGGCCTGCCCGCGGCCTACTGGCTGGCGACTTCAAGATGGCGGTGGAAATTTCTTGTCGAGGCCGTCGTGGCGCTGCCGTTGGTGCTGCCGCCGACCGTGCTCGGCTTCTACCTCCTGCTTGCCATGGGGCCACGCAGTCCCTTCGGCCGATTTTATGAGAGCCTCACGGGTCAATTGCTGCCGTTCTCCTTCGAAGGCCTGCTGGTCGCATCCGTGCTCTACAGCATGCCATTCACGGTCCAGCCGTTTGCGGCGGCCTTCGCGGCGGTTGACCGCAAATTCATCGAAGCTTCCTGGTGCTTGGGGGAAACACGAGCGGGGACGTTCTTCCGCGTCATTCTGCCGCTGTCCTGGCCTGGTGTGCTCACGGGAATGATCCTCAGCTTCGCCCACACGATTGGCGAATTTGGCGTCGTGCTCATGGTGGGTGGCAATTTGCCCGGCGCCACGCGAACGGTTTCGATTTCCATCTACGACGCGATGCAGAGTCTCGACTACTCAGCGGCGGGCAAGACATCGCTCCTGTTGCTCGTCCTGTCGTTTGCTGTCCTCGCCGTCACCTACACGTTGCAACGGAATGTCTGGGCAGTATGGCCGAAAAAATCGTAGCGCAATTTGCCAGGCGATTTCCCGGCGGGCCGCTCCTCAACGTGGACGCGTTAAGCATCGCCTGCGGCCAACCATCGATCACGGTCCTTTTCGGCGCTTCCGGGGCAGGGAAGACTACGGTTCTCCGATGTCTGGCCGGGCTCGAACGGCCCGATTCCGGCGTGATCCGGTGCGGCGAGGAACTCTGGTTTGACGCCTCGACATCTGTCTTCCTGCCACCGCAAAAGCGAAACATCGGCTCGCTTTCCCAGGACTACGCGCTGTTCCCGCACCTGACCGTCGAAGCCAATATCGCCTACGGTCTGCGTGGCCTCGCGGCAAACGAACATTGCGCGCGGATCGGCGAAGTTGTGCACCTGCTCGATCTGGCCGGACTGGAACGCCGTCTTCCCGCGCAGCTTTCCGGAGGCCAGCAACAACGCGTCGCCCTCGCCAGAGCCGTCGTGCGCCGGCCGCGCTTGCTCCTGCTCGACGAACCGCTGTCCGCGCTCGATTCGCCCACGCGCCTCCGCCTGCGCCGTGAACTGCGCCGTTTGCTCCTGCACCTGGGGATTCCCACTTTGCTCGTGACTCACGACCGACTCGAAGCGCTTTCGCTGGGCGACGATCTCGTGGTGATCGACAACGGAATGCTCGTGCAACGGGGCCCGGTGCAAGTGGTGTTCAGCCGTCCCGCAAACTTGGCGGTCGCATCCATCGTCGGCATTGAAACCGTGCTACCGGGTCACGTCGAAAGCGCCGCCGAAGGGCTGCTCGTGGTGTCCGTCGGCGAAGCCAAACTGGCCGCACTCGCATCGGACTTTCCCGCGCAGACGCGCGACGTATTCGTCTGTATCCGGGCCGAGGACGTCATGATTCAAAAGGGCGAGGATCGACCGAGCAGCGCGCGCAATCATCTGGCCGCGACGGTTGGATCTTTGACCCGAGAAGGTCCCATGGTGCGAATCGAGCTCGACTGCGGATTCCCGCTCGCGGCCTGGCTCACCAAACAGGCGTGCGAGGAACTCGCCTTGAATTCCGGAGACCGGGTCGTGGCGTTGGTGAAGGCGCCCAACGTTCACATTATACCCCGCTAACCTCTCGCGCCGCTCCAGTCTGGTCCGGCATGGTCCGGCTGGTTTCGGATTTAATCGGTTGCATTTGTCCACTTACGCTCTAGACTTTGCAGGCATGCGACTGACAAAACGTGGCGAATACGCACTTCGAGCGATGATCGACCTGGGCATGGCTCAGGAAACGGGCCGGCCCATGCTGCAGATCGCCGAAGTGGCCAACAAAGAGAATATCCCGATCAAATTCCTGGAAGCCATCCTGGTCGAATTGAAGGAAGCCGGATATCTGGACAGCAAGCGGGGCAAACACGGGGGCTATTTCCTGGCCAAACCGATGGATGCCATCCGCATCGGCGACGTCGTGAGAAAACTGGAAGGGCCCCTGGCGCCCATTGCCTGCGTCAGCCAGAACTTCTACGAACGCTGTTCGTGTCCGGACGAGGCGCATTGCGGCTTGCGAATGCTGATGCTCGATGTGCGCAACGCCATCGCGAATATTCTGGATCGCTACACCCTCGCCCAGACGGTCCAGGTAGCCTTGCAGAAAATCCGGCGCGATGGATTGCCGGTCCCTTTCGCCAAACAGAACAGACCCAAGGACGCACGGCGCGACGGATTCGCGCGCTCAGGAAAGAGCAAGCCCGGAAA belongs to Verrucomicrobiota bacterium and includes:
- a CDS encoding Gfo/Idh/MocA family oxidoreductase — its product is MNENSDILSADNASRRSFIKKTATATAAAVAASNVLKTPVYGQNQAPSTGKVIGANDRIAVGYIGVGSQGMAHVRHQKTHAQANNIVQAAVCDLYQKRLQAAQKYIGLPDSNAYADHRKLLERKDIDAIVVATVDNWHAQVAIDAMEAGKHVYGEKPLARYLEEGFAIYDTVRRTKKVFQIGSQYCADPMIHQAATWIKEGKLGPLVWGQGSYCRNNPKNDEWQYPIDADANESNLDWNRWLGKAPKIPFNPQHYFSWHKYYTYNSGIVGNLLPHKFLPLMLATGNPEFPRRVVCTGTRKISTNREITDTTHLLTEFPSGLTLVIAGTTCNEFGLPDVLRGRKARIEFSSSSNYAELKPERIFSEEVEADKFTHPQKIGDVPTLEKNWFDCIRSGATPFANIDLAIKAHVVLCLSEMSERLSLTLLFDEKARTIKTGDGKVVSPISYDSMVPVSA
- a CDS encoding DUF1559 domain-containing protein, which codes for MKPSNTSAFTLVELLVALAIIAVLAGLLLPALAKAKSKARQTQCLNNLKQIGLAYTMYRGDYADLNIPYRSCPDTPKDRNGLAAGVPSGNGPNNRPPTGPNEQWWAPYDPTQAPDGPPGAGFKQGLLYGYCGTTNLFKCPVETQWQCGYGMNYSTGSPMLQRDSFVTESSDRLIIWDHRRSPGCSDSRVLAPPRPPWLPFGAASHYPPRHHGRFNGLFYDAHATPLNPSSLRVRNFREPGSGPPVAGYSGE
- the modA gene encoding molybdate ABC transporter substrate-binding protein, coding for MATRRTKAREPGTFLALLASLIFAMLPACRQTGSDESKARQTVTIAAAADLKFALDEIALEFKRARPDIKVRISYGSSGNFYSQLAQRAPFDIFFSADVSYPMRLIEAGLADASTQFTYATGRIVVWTLKSSPLDLPRMGLEAFKHSSVRKIAVANPEHAPYGKAAIDALQKLGIYGSVRERLVYGENVAQTAQFIESGAADIGIIALSLALGPSLKEKGRFWEIPLDAYPRMQQGGVILTWAKHRKAAQELRAFVLSPAGQSTLRRYGFSPPNE
- the modB gene encoding molybdate ABC transporter permease subunit gives rise to the protein MDWNAIILSLRLASLTTLILFLAGLPAAYWLATSRWRWKFLVEAVVALPLVLPPTVLGFYLLLAMGPRSPFGRFYESLTGQLLPFSFEGLLVASVLYSMPFTVQPFAAAFAAVDRKFIEASWCLGETRAGTFFRVILPLSWPGVLTGMILSFAHTIGEFGVVLMVGGNLPGATRTVSISIYDAMQSLDYSAAGKTSLLLLVLSFAVLAVTYTLQRNVWAVWPKKS
- a CDS encoding ABC transporter ATP-binding protein, encoding MAEKIVAQFARRFPGGPLLNVDALSIACGQPSITVLFGASGAGKTTVLRCLAGLERPDSGVIRCGEELWFDASTSVFLPPQKRNIGSLSQDYALFPHLTVEANIAYGLRGLAANEHCARIGEVVHLLDLAGLERRLPAQLSGGQQQRVALARAVVRRPRLLLLDEPLSALDSPTRLRLRRELRRLLLHLGIPTLLVTHDRLEALSLGDDLVVIDNGMLVQRGPVQVVFSRPANLAVASIVGIETVLPGHVESAAEGLLVVSVGEAKLAALASDFPAQTRDVFVCIRAEDVMIQKGEDRPSSARNHLAATVGSLTREGPMVRIELDCGFPLAAWLTKQACEELALNSGDRVVALVKAPNVHIIPR
- a CDS encoding Rrf2 family transcriptional regulator, with the protein product MRLTKRGEYALRAMIDLGMAQETGRPMLQIAEVANKENIPIKFLEAILVELKEAGYLDSKRGKHGGYFLAKPMDAIRIGDVVRKLEGPLAPIACVSQNFYERCSCPDEAHCGLRMLMLDVRNAIANILDRYTLAQTVQVALQKIRRDGLPVPFAKQNRPKDARRDGFARSGKSKPGKDRAIRRG